In the genome of Kitasatospora cathayae, one region contains:
- a CDS encoding amidohydrolase family protein, with amino-acid sequence MSDGAVLHVRGRVLVGPEEVRDELWVVDGRVSFTRPPTAGDVRTVTGWVLPGLVDAHCHVGLDAHGAVDAETSEKQALTDRDAGTLLIRDAGSAADTRWIDEREDLPRIIRAGRHIARTRRYIRNYAHEIEPGDLAAYVRAEARRGDGWVKLVGDWIDRERGDLAACWPGDALAEAIAAAHEEGARVTAHCFSAESLPDLLAAGIDCVEHATGLTEELIPAFAERGVAIVPTLVNIATFPELAAGGETKFPAWSAHMRRLHERRYDTVGAAHDAGIPVFVGTDAGGSLAHGLVADEVAELVKAGLSPAEALSAASWGARAWLGRPGLEEGAPADFVVYREDPRADVRVLADPLLVVLRGRPVG; translated from the coding sequence ATGAGTGATGGCGCGGTGCTGCACGTCCGGGGTCGGGTGCTGGTCGGTCCGGAGGAGGTCCGGGACGAACTCTGGGTGGTGGACGGCCGGGTGAGCTTCACCCGCCCGCCGACCGCCGGGGACGTCCGGACGGTGACCGGCTGGGTGCTGCCCGGCCTGGTGGACGCGCACTGCCACGTCGGCCTGGACGCGCACGGCGCGGTGGACGCCGAGACCAGCGAGAAGCAGGCGCTCACCGACCGTGACGCCGGCACCCTGCTGATCCGCGACGCCGGTTCGGCTGCCGACACCCGCTGGATCGACGAGCGCGAGGACCTGCCCCGGATCATCCGGGCCGGGCGGCACATCGCCCGCACCCGCCGCTACATCCGCAACTACGCCCACGAGATCGAGCCCGGCGACCTCGCCGCGTACGTGCGGGCCGAGGCCCGGCGCGGCGACGGCTGGGTGAAGCTGGTCGGCGACTGGATCGACCGCGAGCGCGGCGACCTCGCCGCCTGCTGGCCCGGCGACGCGCTGGCCGAGGCGATCGCGGCGGCCCACGAGGAGGGCGCCCGGGTCACCGCGCACTGCTTCTCGGCCGAGTCGCTGCCGGACCTGCTGGCGGCCGGGATCGACTGCGTCGAGCACGCCACCGGGCTGACCGAGGAGCTGATCCCGGCCTTCGCCGAGCGCGGCGTGGCCATCGTCCCGACGCTGGTCAACATCGCCACCTTCCCGGAGCTGGCGGCCGGCGGGGAGACCAAGTTCCCGGCCTGGTCGGCGCACATGCGGCGGCTGCACGAGCGCCGCTACGACACCGTCGGCGCCGCGCACGACGCGGGGATCCCGGTGTTCGTCGGCACGGACGCGGGCGGCTCGCTGGCGCACGGGCTGGTCGCGGACGAGGTGGCGGAGCTGGTGAAGGCGGGGCTGAGCCCGGCGGAGGCGCTGTCGGCGGCGAGTTGGGGCGCGCGGGCGTGGCTCGGGCGGCCGGGGCTGGAGGAGGGTGCGCCGGCCGACTTCGTGGTGTACCGGGAGGATCCGCGGGCGGACGTCCGGGTGCTCGCGGACCCGCTGCTGGTGGTGCTGCGGGGGCGGCCGGTGGGGTGA